The following are encoded in a window of Bradyrhizobium guangdongense genomic DNA:
- a CDS encoding cupin domain-containing protein, whose translation MTGHDYSHSHHDHDHDDRWKHDGVRVIPGNQLDTNVPSTAGMDRAAAINFARVGAQKLWAGTVSIKPDAKTGAHHHGHLESVIYVVKGKARMRWGESLQFTAEAGPGDFIFVPPYVPHQEINASPDEVLECVLVRSDGEAVAINLDIEPVEKPETVLWIDPVHRDPNEKT comes from the coding sequence ATGACCGGCCATGACTACTCGCATTCTCACCATGACCACGATCACGACGATCGCTGGAAACATGACGGCGTGCGCGTCATCCCCGGCAATCAGCTCGACACCAACGTGCCCTCGACCGCGGGCATGGACCGTGCCGCCGCGATCAATTTCGCCCGCGTCGGCGCCCAGAAACTGTGGGCAGGCACGGTCAGCATCAAGCCGGACGCCAAGACCGGCGCGCATCATCACGGCCATCTCGAAAGCGTCATCTATGTGGTGAAGGGCAAGGCGCGGATGCGCTGGGGCGAGAGCCTGCAGTTCACCGCCGAGGCCGGCCCCGGGGATTTCATCTTCGTGCCTCCCTACGTGCCGCACCAGGAGATCAACGCCAGCCCCGACGAGGTGCTGGAATGCGTGCTGGTGCGCAGCGACGGCGAGGCGGTCGCGATCAACCTCGACATCGAGCCGGTCGAGAAGCCCGAGACGGTGCTGTGGATCGACCCTGTTCATCGCGATCCCAACGAGAAGACGTAA
- a CDS encoding CsbD family protein — MGSTTDKIKGNANEAIGKAKQGIGEATGSERLKGEGTVQEVKGKGQQAMGDAKDAAKDAIDRAAASARRATE; from the coding sequence ATGGGTAGCACGACCGACAAGATCAAGGGCAACGCCAACGAAGCCATCGGCAAGGCCAAGCAGGGAATCGGGGAAGCGACCGGCTCGGAACGCCTGAAGGGTGAGGGTACGGTCCAGGAGGTGAAGGGCAAAGGCCAGCAGGCCATGGGCGATGCCAAGGACGCCGCCAAGGATGCGATTGATCGCGCTGCTGCGTCGGCACGCCGCGCGACCGAGTAA
- a CDS encoding FAD binding domain-containing protein, producing the protein MRPFSYQRAMDPDMAVQALSTAAAANNPLTKASAQPLAGGTTLIDLMKLDVMRPAAIVDINPLSEGWSAIDPGGENLRLGALAKMSDVAGHDEIQRNYPVVANSLKLAASAQLRNMATLGGNVMQRTRCSYFRDVSYENCNKRNPGSGCAAMDGVNRLHAVLGTSEQCIATYPGDFAQALIALDASVEVTGRSGTRSKPFAELHKAPGNTPEIETTLQPGELISAFVISGRWPRSVYLKVRDRQSYEFALSSAAVALDVQDGTIRDARVALGGVATVPWRAREAEALLKGQRFDDALAQRAADVAFADARGRQHNSFKIALGKRVVARALQQAVTMEI; encoded by the coding sequence ATGCGACCGTTTTCGTATCAGAGGGCAATGGACCCCGATATGGCCGTGCAGGCGCTCAGCACCGCGGCGGCCGCCAACAATCCGCTGACAAAGGCGTCCGCGCAGCCGCTCGCCGGAGGCACCACGCTGATCGACCTGATGAAGCTCGACGTGATGCGGCCTGCCGCGATCGTCGACATCAATCCGCTTTCGGAGGGCTGGTCGGCAATCGATCCCGGCGGTGAAAACCTGCGCCTTGGCGCGCTCGCAAAGATGTCCGATGTCGCCGGGCATGATGAGATCCAGCGCAACTATCCCGTCGTGGCAAATTCCCTGAAACTCGCGGCGAGTGCCCAACTGCGCAACATGGCGACGCTCGGCGGCAACGTGATGCAACGGACGCGTTGCAGCTATTTCCGCGACGTCTCCTACGAGAATTGCAACAAGCGTAATCCAGGTTCCGGCTGCGCTGCGATGGACGGGGTCAATCGCCTGCATGCGGTCCTCGGCACATCGGAGCAGTGCATCGCGACCTACCCCGGTGATTTCGCCCAGGCATTGATCGCGCTGGATGCCTCGGTCGAGGTGACCGGCAGGTCCGGCACCCGCAGCAAGCCGTTTGCGGAGCTGCACAAGGCGCCCGGCAATACGCCCGAGATCGAGACCACGCTTCAGCCGGGCGAGTTGATTTCCGCCTTCGTCATTTCCGGCCGCTGGCCACGCTCGGTTTATCTGAAGGTCCGCGACCGCCAGTCCTATGAATTTGCGCTCTCGTCGGCCGCGGTCGCGCTCGATGTACAGGACGGCACCATCAGGGATGCTCGCGTCGCGCTGGGCGGCGTGGCCACCGTGCCTTGGCGTGCGCGAGAGGCGGAAGCGCTGCTGAAGGGACAAAGGTTTGACGATGCTCTAGCGCAGCGCGCCGCCGATGTCGCTTTTGCAGACGCCAGGGGGCGTCAGCACAACAGTTTCAAGATCGCGCTCGGAAAGCGCGTGGTGGCTCGCGCGCTTCAGCAGGCCGTAACGATGGAGATCTGA
- a CDS encoding VOC family protein — protein MSKLVPCMWFNGDAEEAAKFYVSLVPNSAITHVQRNVADNPSGKEGSVLVVEFTVAGQPLVALNGGMKMEYTHAISLMIHCDDQVQVDSVWNAFLAHGGKEEQCGWLRDRWGVAWQVVPKVMFEFLSSPDRAAAARAMQAMMKMVKLDVDVLRRAFEGKSAA, from the coding sequence ATGTCCAAGCTGGTCCCCTGCATGTGGTTCAACGGCGATGCCGAGGAAGCCGCAAAGTTCTACGTTTCGCTCGTGCCGAATTCGGCGATCACGCACGTCCAGCGCAATGTTGCCGACAATCCGTCCGGCAAGGAGGGCTCGGTGCTTGTCGTCGAGTTCACGGTGGCCGGTCAGCCCTTGGTTGCGCTCAACGGCGGCATGAAGATGGAATACACCCACGCGATCTCGCTGATGATCCATTGTGACGATCAGGTTCAGGTCGATAGCGTCTGGAACGCGTTCCTGGCTCATGGCGGCAAGGAAGAGCAGTGCGGCTGGCTCAGGGACCGTTGGGGCGTGGCCTGGCAGGTGGTGCCGAAGGTGATGTTCGAGTTCCTGTCGAGCCCGGACAGGGCCGCCGCGGCCCGCGCGATGCAGGCCATGATGAAAATGGTGAAGCTGGACGTGGATGTCCTGCGCCGCGCGTTCGAGGGCAAGTCGGCGGCGTGA
- a CDS encoding FKBP-type peptidyl-prolyl cis-trans isomerase, protein MQRFQRMLLAIMSALAITLIGVSAFVSTTASAQTAGKTMTTASGLQITDSVVGTGASPKPGQICVMHYTGWLYENGQKGKKFDSSVDRNEPFEFPIGKGRVIAGWDEGVATMKVGGKRTLIIPPRLGYGARGAGGVIPPNATLMFDVELLAVK, encoded by the coding sequence ATGCAGCGTTTCCAGCGCATGCTCCTCGCCATCATGTCGGCGCTCGCGATCACGCTGATCGGGGTGTCGGCATTCGTTTCCACCACGGCCTCGGCCCAGACCGCAGGAAAGACCATGACCACAGCCTCAGGACTGCAGATCACCGATAGCGTCGTCGGCACCGGCGCCTCGCCGAAGCCCGGCCAGATTTGCGTGATGCACTACACCGGCTGGCTCTACGAGAATGGCCAGAAGGGCAAGAAATTCGACTCGTCCGTCGATCGCAACGAGCCGTTCGAATTCCCGATCGGCAAGGGTCGCGTCATCGCCGGCTGGGACGAGGGTGTTGCCACGATGAAGGTCGGCGGCAAACGCACCCTGATCATCCCGCCGCGGCTCGGCTACGGCGCGCGCGGCGCCGGCGGCGTGATCCCCCCGAACGCCACGCTGATGTTCGACGTCGAGCTGCTCGCGGTGAAGTGA
- a CDS encoding VOC family protein: MPRMIFLNLPVTDLKRATAFYEAIGATRNPQFSDDRASCIVFSETIYAMLTTHDKFRQFTPKPIADAKTENQALFCLSADSRNEVDEIVGRAEAAGGVADPSPKDEYSFMYGRSFEDPDGHMWGVNWLDMAAVPEKPALANA, translated from the coding sequence ATGCCCAGGATGATTTTCCTCAATCTGCCGGTGACGGACCTGAAGCGTGCGACTGCCTTCTACGAGGCGATCGGAGCGACCAGGAACCCGCAATTCAGTGACGATAGGGCGAGCTGCATCGTCTTTTCCGAGACCATCTACGCGATGCTGACGACCCACGACAAATTCCGTCAGTTCACGCCGAAGCCGATCGCGGACGCAAAGACCGAGAACCAGGCGCTGTTCTGCCTGTCCGCCGATAGCCGGAACGAGGTCGACGAGATCGTCGGTCGGGCCGAGGCTGCGGGCGGAGTGGCCGATCCCAGTCCGAAGGACGAATACAGCTTCATGTACGGCCGCAGCTTCGAGGATCCGGACGGCCATATGTGGGGTGTGAACTGGCTGGACATGGCAGCCGTCCCCGAGAAGCCCGCTTTGGCGAACGCCTGA
- a CDS encoding FecR family protein, with amino-acid sequence MNLRFLLFPTLLSAVLCAAPGAQAQMRVGEAVLVQNEVVRVAATPTPISVGDSMLRDETVRTGADSAARFVMADSTNLSLGPSATLKLDRTVFNDEHSYRDVAIRMATGAFRFVTGHSQKTAYKITTPLATIGVRGTTLDILSQRGRSVVVLQDGAASVCTLNFQCIQLTQPGDTAVITSTGGKVSITKTNTPPWTFAANCAANAGLCAVNQYADASPTIAPAVHDDGMLCGR; translated from the coding sequence ATGAATTTACGTTTTCTGCTTTTCCCCACACTGCTGTCGGCCGTATTGTGCGCTGCGCCTGGAGCGCAGGCGCAGATGCGCGTCGGCGAAGCCGTCCTGGTCCAGAACGAGGTGGTCCGCGTCGCCGCGACCCCGACACCCATCAGTGTCGGCGACAGCATGCTGCGTGACGAGACCGTCCGCACCGGCGCCGACAGCGCCGCGCGTTTCGTGATGGCCGACAGCACCAATCTGTCGCTCGGGCCGAGCGCGACGCTGAAGCTGGACCGCACCGTCTTCAACGACGAGCACAGCTATCGCGACGTCGCGATCCGCATGGCCACCGGCGCCTTCCGCTTCGTCACCGGCCATTCGCAGAAGACCGCCTACAAGATCACGACGCCGCTTGCGACCATCGGCGTGCGCGGCACCACGCTCGACATCCTGTCGCAGCGCGGCCGCTCGGTCGTGGTACTTCAGGACGGCGCGGCCAGCGTCTGCACGCTGAACTTCCAGTGCATTCAGCTCACCCAGCCGGGTGATACCGCGGTCATCACCTCGACCGGCGGCAAGGTCTCCATCACCAAGACCAACACGCCGCCCTGGACCTTTGCGGCCAACTGCGCCGCCAATGCCGGGCTTTGCGCCGTCAACCAGTACGCTGACGCTTCACCGACCATCGCCCCCGCCGTCCATGACGACGGCATGCTGTGCGGGCGCTGA
- a CDS encoding xanthine dehydrogenase family protein molybdopterin-binding subunit codes for MTAAAPEPKANMGQPVPRYDAVAKVTGRATYGSDMPLDNPAYAFLVTSAISKGRIDSFDLDDAKNVRGVIDIVTYENAPKLKESKLFSNGGYAGTTIQPLKSADIAHDGEIIAVVVAESYEAAREAANRVKVSYTAITPAASFDSPGTTKAAAKGQNAQFKEDPQVGDFARAFDEADVKLTASYETPTQHHNPMELFSTSCAWMGDNLVIYEPSQYVYGLKNGVAEQLGVDADKVRVVNPYVGGGFGSRGSMTPRTAIIAGIARRLNRPVKLVPTRDQGFTIATYRAETRHEIKLGASRDGKLVALKHEGAEISSRADPYCVGGTKTTTRLYACPNVDSLVSIVRADRNTPGFMRSPPEVPYLFALESAMDELAVKLNMDPVELRRVNDATNEPIGGKPYTSRALMACFDEAAKVFGWAQRSAAPKSMSDGDWLIGYGCAATCYPTQMAPSAARVRLQRDGRTRVEIAGHEIGTGAYTIIAQTASERLGVPLEKVSVFIGDSDLPPAPVAGGSNSTASTCSAVMMVCDQVRQRLFKALMPNESLTDKAKETVGIGQTPTTQAAKSDRPLDLEKAFDALGAGVVEEYGEWKPEGAPLDSFKAMHSGHARLVGGAAMKDKIAYAFGAEFVEVRVNRFTHEIRCPRLVGAFAAGRIMNPRTARSQLMGGLIWGMSSALLEATEIDERTARYVNDNLADYLVPVNADVPGVEVILLSEQDDHINPAGAKGLGELANVGTNAAICNAIYHATGQRIRKLPVRLENIEV; via the coding sequence ATGACTGCTGCAGCACCCGAGCCGAAGGCTAATATGGGGCAGCCCGTGCCGCGCTATGATGCGGTCGCAAAGGTCACAGGGCGGGCGACCTACGGCTCCGACATGCCGCTGGACAATCCGGCCTATGCGTTCCTGGTCACCAGCGCGATTTCCAAAGGCCGCATCGACAGCTTCGATCTCGACGACGCCAAAAATGTCCGTGGCGTGATCGACATTGTCACGTACGAGAACGCGCCCAAGCTGAAGGAATCGAAACTCTTCAGCAATGGCGGTTATGCCGGCACCACGATCCAGCCGCTGAAATCGGCCGATATCGCCCATGACGGCGAGATCATCGCGGTGGTCGTCGCGGAGAGCTACGAGGCCGCGCGCGAAGCGGCCAATCGCGTCAAGGTCAGCTACACGGCGATCACGCCGGCTGCGAGCTTCGACTCGCCGGGAACCACCAAAGCCGCCGCAAAAGGCCAGAACGCACAATTCAAGGAAGATCCGCAAGTCGGCGATTTCGCCAGAGCATTCGACGAGGCGGACGTGAAGCTTACCGCTTCGTACGAGACTCCGACACAGCATCACAATCCGATGGAGCTGTTTTCAACGAGCTGCGCCTGGATGGGCGATAATCTCGTCATCTACGAGCCCAGCCAATACGTCTACGGCCTGAAGAACGGCGTCGCCGAACAGCTCGGCGTCGATGCCGACAAGGTGAGAGTGGTCAATCCCTATGTTGGCGGCGGCTTCGGCTCGCGCGGCTCGATGACCCCGCGGACCGCCATCATCGCCGGCATCGCCCGGCGCCTGAACCGGCCGGTCAAGCTGGTCCCGACCCGCGACCAGGGCTTTACCATCGCGACCTATCGCGCCGAGACCCGACACGAGATCAAGCTTGGCGCCAGTCGTGACGGCAAGCTGGTCGCCCTCAAGCACGAGGGCGCCGAAATATCCTCGCGCGCAGATCCCTATTGCGTCGGCGGTACCAAGACCACGACGCGGCTCTATGCCTGCCCGAATGTTGATAGTCTCGTGTCGATCGTGCGTGCCGACCGCAACACGCCGGGCTTCATGCGCTCGCCACCGGAGGTGCCGTATCTGTTCGCGCTGGAGAGCGCGATGGATGAGCTCGCAGTCAAGCTCAACATGGATCCGGTCGAGCTCCGCCGCGTCAACGACGCCACCAACGAGCCGATCGGCGGCAAGCCCTATACGTCGCGTGCGCTGATGGCGTGTTTCGACGAAGCGGCCAAAGTCTTCGGCTGGGCCCAGCGCTCGGCCGCGCCGAAATCCATGTCCGATGGCGACTGGTTGATCGGCTATGGCTGCGCGGCCACCTGCTATCCGACGCAGATGGCGCCATCGGCAGCGCGCGTGCGTCTGCAGCGCGACGGCCGCACGCGCGTCGAGATCGCCGGCCATGAGATCGGCACCGGCGCCTACACCATCATCGCCCAGACCGCTTCTGAGCGGCTCGGTGTTCCCCTGGAGAAGGTCTCCGTCTTTATCGGCGATAGCGACCTGCCGCCGGCGCCGGTTGCGGGCGGCTCAAATTCCACGGCGAGCACGTGCTCGGCGGTGATGATGGTGTGCGACCAGGTCCGGCAAAGATTGTTCAAGGCGTTGATGCCGAACGAAAGTCTCACGGATAAGGCCAAGGAAACGGTCGGCATCGGCCAGACGCCGACGACGCAGGCGGCGAAGAGCGATCGGCCGCTCGATCTGGAGAAGGCATTTGATGCGCTGGGCGCCGGTGTGGTCGAGGAATATGGCGAGTGGAAGCCGGAAGGCGCGCCGCTGGATTCCTTTAAGGCCATGCATAGCGGGCACGCGCGGCTGGTCGGCGGCGCCGCCATGAAGGATAAGATTGCCTATGCGTTCGGCGCCGAGTTCGTCGAGGTTCGCGTCAACCGCTTCACCCACGAGATCCGCTGCCCCCGGCTGGTCGGCGCCTTCGCGGCCGGCCGCATCATGAATCCGCGCACGGCGCGGAGCCAGCTCATGGGCGGGCTGATCTGGGGCATGTCCTCGGCGCTGCTGGAGGCCACCGAGATCGACGAACGCACCGCGCGCTACGTCAACGACAACTTGGCCGACTATCTCGTGCCGGTGAATGCCGATGTGCCTGGTGTCGAGGTGATCTTGCTCTCCGAGCAGGACGATCATATCAATCCGGCTGGCGCGAAGGGGCTCGGCGAGCTCGCCAATGTCGGCACCAATGCGGCGATCTGCAATGCGATCTATCACGCCACCGGCCAGCGCATTCGCAAGCTGCCGGTGCGGCTCGAAAATATCGAGGTCTAA